A single window of Metallosphaera hakonensis JCM 8857 = DSM 7519 DNA harbors:
- a CDS encoding Zn-ribbon domain-containing OB-fold protein, with protein sequence MRILPPKIWRNKDTHYSLLASICQRCGHISFPARAVCSNCGSFRVRTTKLSGKGVLLSYTISHQVRTGHEKNTPTYYGLVRLDEGVEIVAPLVDIDEPPREGARVEATIRRLRVDSSNGLIEYGTKFRLVDDGQD encoded by the coding sequence ATGAGGATTCTCCCACCCAAAATTTGGAGAAATAAAGACACGCATTACTCCCTATTAGCTTCAATTTGCCAGAGATGCGGACATATAAGCTTCCCAGCTAGGGCAGTATGCAGTAACTGTGGCTCCTTTAGGGTCAGGACAACTAAACTCTCTGGAAAGGGCGTTCTACTCTCTTACACGATTTCCCATCAAGTGAGGACCGGACATGAGAAGAATACCCCCACCTACTACGGTCTAGTTAGATTGGACGAAGGAGTAGAAATAGTGGCTCCTCTTGTGGACATCGACGAACCGCCTAGGGAGGGGGCTAGAGTCGAGGCTACGATAAGGAGACTGAGAGTGGACTCGAGTAATGGGCTTATAGAGTACGGCACCAAGTTTAGGTTGGTAGATGATGGACAAGATTGA
- a CDS encoding phosphorylating glyceraldehyde-3-phosphate dehydrogenase — protein MIKVAVNGYGTIGKRVASAILAQPDMSLIGVSKTSPNYEAYQAQKMGMSLYVTKESAKEFEEAGIKVKGVLEDMIREADVVVDATPNGVGAQYKQIYSSMGKRALFQGGEKANVADVSFSALCNYDEAVDKKFVRVVSCNTTGLLRTLCTLNKMSKITKVRGTIVRRAADPKEVKKGPINSLIPDPASIPSHHAKDVNTVLKDLDIVTMAVIAPTTLMHVHMLDITVSTSVTREDVLSVMKSTPRILLASSKSKVGSTAEIVEVARDMGRNRNDLYELIIFEDSISVKGNEVFLMYAVHQESIVVPENIDAIRAVSGFSDGRKSMEITNTSMGIRTGYLV, from the coding sequence ATGATTAAGGTGGCGGTTAACGGTTATGGGACCATTGGGAAGAGAGTTGCCAGTGCAATCCTTGCCCAGCCAGACATGAGCTTAATAGGTGTATCCAAAACATCTCCTAACTACGAGGCCTATCAAGCTCAGAAAATGGGAATGAGCCTTTACGTTACTAAGGAGTCGGCCAAGGAATTCGAAGAGGCCGGAATAAAGGTCAAGGGTGTTCTGGAGGACATGATCAGGGAGGCTGACGTGGTGGTAGACGCTACTCCAAACGGAGTAGGAGCGCAATATAAACAGATCTACTCTTCCATGGGGAAAAGAGCTCTCTTTCAGGGTGGTGAGAAGGCTAACGTGGCCGATGTGTCCTTCTCTGCCCTATGCAACTACGATGAGGCAGTTGACAAGAAGTTCGTCAGGGTAGTCTCTTGCAATACTACTGGGTTGCTTAGGACCCTCTGTACCTTGAATAAAATGAGTAAAATCACTAAGGTTAGAGGGACTATTGTGAGGAGGGCTGCAGATCCTAAGGAAGTGAAGAAAGGACCAATTAATTCACTCATCCCAGATCCGGCCTCAATTCCAAGTCATCATGCCAAGGATGTTAATACAGTATTAAAAGACTTGGACATTGTAACTATGGCAGTCATAGCTCCAACAACGCTGATGCATGTTCACATGTTAGACATAACCGTCTCGACTTCGGTCACAAGAGAGGACGTGCTCTCAGTAATGAAATCAACTCCAAGGATATTGCTGGCTTCAAGTAAGTCAAAGGTTGGCTCAACTGCAGAAATAGTAGAGGTAGCTAGAGACATGGGAAGGAACAGGAACGATCTATACGAGCTGATAATATTTGAGGACTCCATCTCAGTTAAGGGGAACGAAGTGTTCTTGATGTACGCTGTGCATCAAGAATCCATTGTCGTTCCAGAAAACATTGACGCTATTAGGGCAGTCTCTGGATTCAGCGATGGGAGGAAGTCCATGGAGATAACCAACACCTCCATGGGAATTAGAACCGGATACTTGGTGTGA
- a CDS encoding universal stress protein produces the protein MGSPTYTVSMWFRRILVPVDGSESSMRALELAIDFSLRYGSRVTVFYACDRCGDKETIGKLVREKVEDRIDYEFRISDVPKDSSTSNEIIKALSEGVFDAVIMGARGNTTNSDLNTGSNALSVVVNAPVTVIVVR, from the coding sequence ATGGGATCTCCAACTTACACAGTAAGTATGTGGTTCAGAAGAATCCTGGTACCTGTGGACGGATCTGAGAGCAGTATGAGAGCCTTAGAGTTAGCCATAGATTTTAGCCTCAGATACGGTTCTAGGGTAACTGTCTTCTACGCATGTGATAGATGCGGTGATAAGGAGACCATAGGGAAACTTGTAAGGGAGAAAGTTGAAGATAGAATAGATTATGAATTCAGGATATCAGACGTCCCTAAGGACAGCAGTACCTCCAATGAGATAATTAAGGCCTTGTCAGAGGGAGTTTTCGATGCCGTGATCATGGGCGCTCGTGGAAACACCACAAACAGTGATTTGAATACAGGCTCAAATGCTCTCTCAGTTGTGGTGAATGCCCCAGTGACCGTGATAGTTGTTAGATGA
- the hmgA gene encoding hydroxymethylglutaryl-CoA reductase (NADPH) gives MDKIEETVDKIVKGELELHKVDEVLDANAAMVARRLAIERMIGKTFPSIGSTIIDYLDVKGRNAENVIGAAQLPLGVAGPISVDGDYAKGSFFIPMATTEGALIASVNRGMKVLRLSGSVKTKILRDGMTRAPVFTFDSAVEAFKFTQWVISNIDRVRRITEGTSSHAKLKGIEPLQLGNNVWLRFEFETGDAMGMNMVTVATESACSFLEEEFPGARCVAVSGNACSDKKQSFTNELLGRGKSVIAEAIIPSQILEKQLRTTADKIEEVNLRKNWLGGARAGTIFQFNAHFANVIAAIFIATGQDVAQVVESSTGYTWVENRKGNLYISVTLPSLEVGTVGGGTRLPTQREALSMMGVDGGGNPPGSNARKFAEIISAAVLAGELNLLSALSTRELGKAHLRLGRGMKT, from the coding sequence ATGGACAAGATTGAGGAGACTGTGGATAAGATTGTAAAGGGAGAGCTTGAACTTCACAAAGTTGACGAAGTCCTTGATGCCAATGCAGCCATGGTAGCAAGGAGGTTAGCCATCGAGAGAATGATAGGGAAGACATTCCCCTCAATAGGATCAACTATAATCGACTACCTCGACGTGAAGGGGAGAAATGCCGAGAACGTGATAGGAGCAGCTCAACTTCCTCTAGGAGTTGCAGGCCCAATCTCCGTGGATGGAGATTATGCCAAGGGGTCTTTTTTCATTCCCATGGCGACTACTGAGGGAGCACTAATTGCGAGTGTTAACCGTGGAATGAAAGTATTGAGGTTATCTGGGTCTGTCAAGACAAAGATTCTTAGAGATGGAATGACTAGGGCCCCTGTGTTCACCTTCGATAGCGCAGTTGAAGCTTTTAAGTTCACACAATGGGTTATTTCAAACATTGATAGGGTTAGAAGGATAACTGAGGGAACTTCATCTCACGCTAAATTAAAAGGAATCGAGCCACTGCAACTGGGGAATAATGTATGGTTAAGGTTCGAATTTGAGACCGGAGATGCCATGGGAATGAACATGGTTACCGTGGCAACAGAATCTGCATGTTCTTTCCTTGAGGAGGAATTTCCAGGAGCTAGATGCGTTGCTGTAAGCGGGAACGCGTGCAGTGACAAGAAGCAATCGTTTACCAATGAACTCTTAGGAAGGGGAAAAAGCGTGATCGCGGAGGCGATAATTCCTTCCCAGATCCTGGAGAAACAGCTCAGGACCACTGCCGATAAGATTGAGGAGGTTAACCTGAGAAAGAATTGGCTTGGCGGGGCCAGGGCAGGAACCATTTTCCAGTTTAACGCCCACTTCGCTAACGTTATTGCTGCGATTTTCATTGCCACTGGACAGGATGTTGCCCAAGTGGTTGAGAGTAGTACAGGTTATACCTGGGTTGAGAACAGGAAAGGGAACCTTTATATCTCTGTGACTCTTCCCTCCCTTGAGGTAGGAACAGTGGGAGGAGGGACTAGGCTTCCTACCCAAAGGGAAGCTCTCTCCATGATGGGAGTTGATGGAGGAGGTAATCCGCCTGGCAGCAACGCCAGAAAATTCGCCGAAATTATATCGGCTGCTGTCTTGGCAGGCGAGTTAAACCTGCTCTCAGCTCTCTCAACTAGGGAATTGGGTAAGGCTCACCTAAGACTTGGAAGGGGCATGAAGACTTAA
- a CDS encoding phosphoglycerate kinase gives MIKVNDMNIPTLDDLNFTNSKVLVRIDINSPVDAKTGKLLDDSRIRAHVETIKELANQGNGVVLVSHQGRPGDNDFTDLEEHSKLLQKYLDMEVEFVGDVMGPYARERIRNMKLGSVLLLDNVRFVSEELIEASPFQHSKSFLVKRLQPLFQGYVNDAFATAHRSQASLVGFPLVLRSSAGRVMEREVSALAKVFNGEESPKVFIMGGGKVLDSLRIIENLVKRRLADRILTGGLIAELFAVAKGLDLGKENLQVLERVGVLSLVPRARKLLLSGAPVEIPVDFKVEKSGQVVEEPANKIDGVIKDVGSTTVGIYSSFIRDAKIIVMRGPMGVIEDERFRESSRTLLKNSLESPGYLIVGGGHMISLLGGSGPIDSSKVHVSTGGGALLLFLAGEKLPALEALDISAREVIKK, from the coding sequence CTGATTAAAGTAAATGACATGAATATTCCGACTCTGGATGACCTTAATTTTACAAACAGCAAGGTGTTAGTCAGAATAGATATAAACTCTCCCGTTGACGCTAAGACTGGGAAACTCCTCGACGACTCTAGGATAAGGGCCCATGTGGAGACAATTAAGGAGTTGGCTAATCAAGGCAATGGAGTAGTTTTAGTTTCTCATCAAGGAAGACCTGGGGACAACGACTTTACTGACCTAGAGGAACACTCCAAGCTTCTTCAAAAATACTTGGATATGGAGGTAGAGTTTGTCGGTGACGTGATGGGACCTTATGCTAGGGAAAGAATAAGGAACATGAAATTGGGATCAGTGCTCCTCCTGGACAATGTTAGGTTCGTATCCGAGGAATTAATCGAGGCATCTCCGTTTCAGCACTCCAAGAGCTTCTTGGTAAAGAGACTCCAACCACTCTTTCAAGGCTATGTAAATGATGCATTCGCGACTGCTCACAGAAGCCAAGCTAGTTTGGTGGGCTTTCCCTTAGTACTTAGGTCTAGTGCCGGGAGGGTCATGGAGAGGGAAGTATCTGCGTTAGCTAAGGTATTCAATGGTGAGGAATCTCCCAAGGTCTTTATCATGGGTGGTGGTAAAGTACTAGACAGTCTCAGGATAATTGAGAACCTAGTGAAGAGGAGGTTAGCTGATAGGATACTCACTGGAGGATTAATAGCCGAGCTATTTGCAGTAGCGAAGGGGCTAGATTTAGGGAAGGAAAACCTTCAGGTTCTTGAAAGAGTTGGAGTTCTGAGCTTGGTACCTAGGGCTAGAAAACTGTTGTTATCTGGAGCCCCAGTGGAGATACCTGTGGACTTCAAGGTAGAAAAGAGTGGACAAGTGGTTGAGGAACCTGCGAACAAAATTGATGGAGTAATCAAGGACGTAGGCTCTACTACTGTTGGGATATACTCGTCTTTCATAAGGGACGCAAAAATAATTGTGATGAGAGGACCGATGGGAGTAATAGAAGACGAGAGGTTCAGAGAATCTAGTAGAACTCTCTTGAAGAACTCATTGGAGAGTCCAGGTTACTTGATCGTTGGTGGAGGTCATATGATAAGCTTGCTGGGAGGTTCTGGCCCAATTGACAGCTCGAAGGTTCACGTTTCGACCGGTGGGGGGGCACTGCTTTTATTCCTTGCCGGAGAGAAGTTACCTGCTCTCGAGGCCCTTGATATATCGGCCAGAGAGGTGATAAAGAAATGA
- the glyA gene encoding serine hydroxymethyltransferase, which produces MDVQKDLQKIIELTRSQNKWRRTETINLIASENVMSPLAEALYMSDFMSRYAEGKPFKRFYQGTKYVDEVETLAMDLMNQVTGSKHCDLRPTSGTLANAAVFRVLAEPGDKALIAPVQAGAHVSHTKFGTLGALGIEHIEMPYDAENMNVDEDKAVKMIEEIKPKFVVLGGSLYLFPHPTKELAPHVHAVNSRLVYDAAHVYGLMVGKVWSNPLNDGADFLNVSTHKTFPGPQGGAIFSNEEDEFKKVSRTIFPWFVSNHHLHRLPSTAVTALEMKVYGEEYANQIVKNSKKLAEALASYGFKVIGEHLGYTKSHQVAVDVKNLGGGGQVAKTLESANIIVNKNLLPHDPPEAVNDPSGIRIGVQEMTRFGMKEGEMEDIAGLMKEILIDRKDINEMRKKVIEMRSRYLEVKYALSYDLSNYNSKMIPMIL; this is translated from the coding sequence ATGGATGTTCAAAAAGATTTACAAAAGATAATCGAGCTAACTAGGAGTCAGAACAAGTGGAGGAGAACTGAGACTATAAATCTCATCGCCTCCGAAAACGTAATGAGTCCCTTAGCTGAGGCTCTCTATATGAGTGATTTCATGTCTAGGTATGCTGAAGGGAAGCCATTCAAGAGGTTCTATCAGGGCACCAAGTATGTGGATGAAGTTGAAACTCTAGCCATGGACCTCATGAACCAAGTAACAGGGAGTAAACATTGTGATTTACGTCCCACTAGTGGAACACTAGCTAATGCCGCGGTATTTAGGGTTCTAGCAGAGCCGGGAGATAAGGCGCTAATTGCTCCAGTTCAGGCCGGAGCCCACGTGAGCCACACTAAGTTTGGAACCCTGGGAGCTCTAGGAATAGAGCATATTGAGATGCCTTATGACGCAGAGAATATGAATGTTGATGAAGACAAGGCCGTGAAAATGATAGAGGAAATAAAGCCTAAGTTCGTGGTTCTAGGAGGTAGTCTTTATCTCTTCCCTCATCCAACTAAGGAGTTGGCACCTCACGTCCATGCCGTGAATTCTCGGTTGGTATATGATGCAGCTCACGTTTATGGATTAATGGTTGGGAAGGTATGGAGTAATCCTCTCAACGATGGAGCTGACTTCCTTAACGTTTCCACTCATAAGACCTTCCCTGGTCCCCAAGGCGGGGCCATATTTTCCAATGAGGAGGACGAATTCAAGAAAGTCTCTAGGACGATCTTCCCCTGGTTCGTAAGTAATCATCATCTACATAGATTGCCATCTACAGCAGTCACTGCTCTCGAGATGAAGGTCTACGGAGAAGAATATGCCAATCAGATAGTTAAGAATTCAAAGAAGTTAGCTGAAGCCCTTGCTTCCTATGGATTCAAGGTAATTGGAGAGCACTTGGGATATACTAAGAGTCATCAGGTCGCGGTAGACGTCAAGAACTTAGGTGGAGGTGGACAAGTTGCCAAAACCTTGGAGAGTGCTAACATAATTGTCAATAAGAACCTGCTTCCCCATGATCCGCCAGAGGCAGTGAATGACCCAAGCGGAATAAGGATTGGAGTCCAGGAGATGACTAGATTCGGAATGAAAGAGGGAGAAATGGAAGATATAGCAGGTCTGATGAAGGAGATCCTCATTGATAGGAAGGACATAAACGAAATGAGAAAGAAGGTGATTGAGATGAGATCGAGATATCTAGAAGTAAAGTATGCTCTCTCCTACGACCTCTCCAACTATAACTCAAAGATGATCCCCATGATATTATAA
- a CDS encoding thiolase family protein yields the protein MEVFVSGASLLKVDKYYENGLLDLAVASVSQLEAQLSEQKPDVIILANGYGEVTEEQTQLAGKLSNALGLKVPAIRVENADASGGSAVFSAYSLVKSGIAKSALVVGAEKLGDFPSSHLNDVIAQNLDEEFSYRAGVVPQAYAAIQMKLYMKKYNLPREYFAEWPYQMHKNAAENPNALLKFPVERDTILSSQVVSDPLRLFDTSARADGASAILITNEEVARKTCETPVKIEGVHFSNAGVNLRELLSVREAVLPWREFRPDFYEIHDSYSITAAMILDELGQERGKSLYSLDQLQVNFSGGLKARGYPGGATGVYQVAEGFLQITGTFKGKRVKDPRRGLVISMDDLGSTAISIALSR from the coding sequence ATGGAAGTTTTTGTGTCAGGAGCCTCCCTACTCAAGGTGGACAAGTATTATGAAAATGGCCTGTTGGACCTTGCTGTAGCTTCTGTATCTCAGCTCGAGGCCCAACTTAGTGAACAGAAACCAGACGTGATAATATTAGCCAACGGTTACGGTGAGGTTACAGAGGAACAGACTCAACTCGCGGGAAAACTATCTAATGCCCTTGGCCTTAAGGTTCCAGCAATTAGAGTTGAGAATGCTGATGCTAGTGGAGGATCTGCAGTCTTTTCTGCCTATTCACTAGTTAAGTCTGGGATCGCTAAGTCTGCACTAGTAGTAGGGGCTGAGAAGCTTGGCGACTTCCCATCGTCCCATTTAAACGATGTTATAGCGCAGAACCTTGATGAGGAGTTCTCCTATAGGGCAGGCGTAGTTCCTCAAGCCTATGCGGCGATACAGATGAAACTTTACATGAAGAAGTACAACCTACCAAGGGAATACTTCGCTGAATGGCCATATCAAATGCATAAAAACGCGGCTGAGAACCCAAACGCCCTTCTAAAATTTCCTGTTGAGAGGGACACAATTCTGTCCTCTCAAGTTGTTTCTGATCCGCTCAGGCTTTTTGACACCTCAGCTAGAGCTGATGGAGCCTCAGCTATCCTAATTACTAACGAGGAGGTAGCTAGGAAAACCTGCGAGACTCCGGTAAAGATTGAGGGAGTTCATTTCTCCAATGCAGGGGTTAATCTGAGGGAACTTCTCTCAGTGAGGGAAGCAGTATTGCCCTGGAGGGAGTTCAGGCCTGACTTCTATGAAATTCACGACTCCTATAGCATCACCGCTGCAATGATCCTAGACGAGCTAGGACAGGAGAGAGGTAAGTCTCTTTACTCTCTTGACCAACTTCAGGTTAATTTCTCTGGAGGACTCAAGGCAAGGGGGTATCCAGGGGGTGCAACCGGGGTGTATCAGGTAGCTGAAGGATTCCTCCAGATTACTGGGACTTTCAAAGGTAAGAGAGTTAAGGATCCCAGAAGGGGTCTGGTGATCTCCATGGATGATCTAGGATCAACAGCGATTTCAATCGCCCTATCGAGGTGA